Genomic window (Cryptococcus deuterogattii R265 chromosome 7, complete sequence):
CGGTTATTAGTTAGCATTCTTTGGCTGGTATAGCAGGGAAAAGTGGAGAACCGATGGTCATAGAAAACCCCTTACAAGTCTTGGGTCGTAATACGATAAATACTCCCAATATCTTAAACCGCCCATGACTCTCCCAAGGCTAATATCTACCCTTATCGTCGGAGGTGGTCCTGCAGGTATCGTCTCGCTCAAGTATACCATCGAGTATGGAGAAGCGTGGTCCACGGACGAGGAGCCGTTGCTCATAGAGATGGAGCCTGAAATTGGGGGTACTTTTAGGTGTGCCTCTATTTTTGCGAGATATTTGAACTGATGGACCCTTGTCCATTCTAGATGGAGAGGTTATCAAAATGCGGAGCTGGTAAGCTCAAAACAGTTAACTTGTTTCTCCGACTTCCGGTACCCTCTGGACTCTCCTGACCACCCTTCATTGCCCAACTTTGTGGAGTATCTCAACCGTTACATCGATAACTTCAATTTACGGCATCTGATTCGTACATCCACCAAGCTCATCTCCCTCGATTATGCTTCATTAGGTAGTAAAGATCTCTATAAGCATCAGGCTACTATTCAGCCGCTCGACGATAATGGGCTTCCCCAAGGAGAACCCCTAATCGTCCTCGCCAAAAGAGTGATCATCACCACCGGTCTACATGTCACTCCCAACATTCCCCTTATACCGGGGCTCAACTCGACCCCTTGTATCCCCGAACCACCAAAATGGATCCATTCTTCTGCCTACAAATCTCGAGATCAGTTGCAAGGCAAAAAAGTACTCGTGCTGGGATGTGGGGAAACAGGGATGGATGTGGGGTACGAAGCGATAATGGCCCCTGCAAAGAAGGTATGGTTAGGTGTCCGAACCGGtttcttgtccttcccTAAGGTACTCAACAACTTTCGAGTATTGGGCACTACATTTGATGGGAAACTTCCCATCGATGGTCTCATAACAAACGTGAGTCCaatcccatctttctcaaGAAACCTACATATAGTACATTAACTCCACAACGGCAGCTCTTCGAGACTGCCTATGTTCATCCATGGGTGGCAGCATCTCATATCAGATGGTTCATCTCTGACCTGGTCATTAAGCGTGTTCTCTGGGTACTTACAGGTACTATGGCCGGATGTAACCAGTGGGCTGGTGAGCTTCCCCCTGATAGACAAGGACGTGCATACGTCTTTCTCAACAAATCCGCGAAAGCGATGCAATTTATCAATCGACCATTTtactctctttcccctaTCCATCGCTGGTTCGCACATTATATCGACCCTCCTTCACCGCCTGGTGATCCAAAAATCGACATCGTTCCCTTCCCACAAGGGTTTGACTTCGAAGGAAGGGCGGTCTTTCCGGCCCCGCCGGAACataggagaaaagagaccGCATGGAAATACGAGTGTAAACCCGACTTGGTGGTGTTGTGTACTGGATACAGACAGGATTGGAGTTGGTTGGGTGAAGGCTACCCAAGAGGTCCCGAGGATTGCGAAATCAGAGGGATCACCAGTGCGAAAGACCCGAGTGTTGCGTTCATCGGATTCGTCAGACCTGGTGTTGGTAAGTCAcaacccttcctccttcgaAATGTAACAAAAAGGAGCCAGAGATTTATCAGATATGACGATGCAGGTGCCATTCCTCCCATAGCAGAGATGCAAGCCCAACTCTTTTTACTTCTCGCTGAAAAACGTATCCCAATTCCTGTTTCACCAGAGACATACCATCTCCTGCACTCGCCTACATCGCGTATCCAATATGGCGTCGATTATTCTACCTACATGTCAACTCTTGCAAAAGACATTGGCTCCGCTCCGGGATTGTTGAAATTATGGTGGGAATACGGGTGGTTCGTCTTATTCGTATATTGGTAAATTAATAATCTTTCTACGTGATGAGACGGAAGAAAAGCTGATAGATGAATTTTCGTTGACAGTTTTGGGGCAGCGTTTCCCACGTTCTACAGACTTACAGGACCTTTCAAAGTCGCCAAGGCAAAGGGTATCGTAGAGACGGAGCTTTGGGATACCATCAAGAGACGCGGTGTGATTGGAAATATATTCATGGGTGTCATTCCTATGGTGAGCAAAATCCTGGAAATCGTACTTTCCTCGGGTTTGGGAAGACTAATCCAAGTCTTCAGGTATTTTATGCCTGCCTCAATTTGGGGGCATATGTCCTTGAGTTTGTCTGGAAGGTTGTGACTCCCATTTTTGATTTACCCGTGTCACCTTTGGAATTCTTTCAAGAGAAATCAATCACCGTCAAGTCGAAGTGAAACCTTTGAGGATGGATTGTTTGATATCAGGGCATTTGTTGAATTGACATCTATCATTAAAAGTATCAACAGAAAAATCAACGTGTGATAGAAGAATTGAATGATTGGAATTTGCAGTTGTCTCATATTGAATCTGCTTTTTGATATCTATGATACATACAAATCAAAATGCGCGTAAAAGCAATACAGTCTTCTCTATTTTCCCATAGATTTTTCACGAAAACCCCACGTCTCCCCGCTCCTCGACCATTATTATTCTCTTGCACCGGCTTTCTTGCCATCTGCAGCATCTCCGCTCTTGCACGCTACTATCTTGATCTTGGATCCGGTGACCATTTCGGACCTACGTCGATAAAATATCAGCATGAATACTTTCAAATATTTGGCAtgttgaagaaaaagagaggtaATTCAAACGCTTACCCGGCACCAACACCTTCCATCTTGAATTGAGGATCCTTTACAACGAATGTCCACACATCATCACATAATCTATAAGTTGAAAGATGGCCTTTGATTGTGGTCTTGTTCTTCACACCTTTTTGAAGACATTCAGTTAGAGATTTGTCAAACTAATGGGGAATCATGTTAGCCAATACGCGGAACATTGAGAGACAAACACATTTGACGAACTTGCTGAAGCACCCGCATAGCCAGTTGGGGGGGAATATCGCCTTGCGTAATCAATTCATCAAGCGCATCCGTAAGAGCTGTCCCAATACTGTATGATCCGACAAGAAACAATTAGTCCCAAGACAGTGATGTGGGAGATGAGTCATAAAGGGAACCCGACATGCCTGGATCCTCGGTAAAATTCGTAGTATGTCTGACCAGCTGACATTATCGGATGCGCTTTTGTTTACGAGGTGGTAGGTTTACAAATGGAAGGTGCAGCAGCGGTTTGAGGAGTCGCTGTTGCAATTGGAGAATCGAAGCAACATGAAGTGCAGTTGCGGAAATGCAGATGTGATTAGCCACCGCCGCCGACTCCGGAGGACGAACGGACATGTCGCAAGACTCATGGCGAGTGATAACGACCGCGAGCCTATCCACTGGAGGCTCTATTGTATTTGGTTAGGCATGCGAAACCTCCTAAAAAGATTACGTCACAAGTCTCGGCCTGCAATAGTCGGTCATTTCCGAAAGGGGATTTGTTCTCGCCGATCGATCAAAGACTTACGTTGGGAAGATTGTTAAGACGTCCTGTTAACATTGGAGCGCGAAGAAACGAAATGAGCAGGGTTTTGCATCTTTTTCTGATGTCTGAATTGTTAAGAGCTTGTACAAATTCCTCAACCATCAAAATATCGCCTGTTATTAAGCCAGCATATCAACATACGGCGACCAAAATGGCATTCACAACGACCCAAGCGGTCGTGACATACCTTTTCGCTCGACCGACATTACCACCTCTTGAACCTGGCGCTAAGGTATACGATCAGAGTCTAGTGAAGGCGATTGAAGTATTGGATGCGCATACATATGTCAAAGCTGGTCAGTCTCCCCTATCTCCTACTTGGCTTGGGTAAAATCTGACAGGCATGTGTAGCATTACATCTTGCGAATGATGATATTAACCATTGCCACTTGATAGCTCAAGATCATGAAGGCGATCCAACAGCGGATTTATTACATGCCACTCTCCATAGGCGTGAAGGTGAGCACTGCTAGGCGTTTTCAAAGGCACAACTCACATGTGCTGATAATGATATTCACTAGGTGATTACTGGAACTCCAAATAGTAGGTCTTCGGCTGAAAGGAACGTGGCGGGAGGCTCATCTGATTTCACCACCTCGTTACAGCTGGTATTCGCACGTCAAGTCCCATCCGCTTGTACCAGACCCTTCAGATGCGAAGGCTTTCGTGGATGCATGTGCCAAAGCCAAGCCTGGAAATGATGCGACATTGAGGGAAAGACAGTGGACCgagctgaagaagcttgtTGAGTGGACGTTAGATAACTGTCATTGAGGTGAAAAATTGAGGGAATGAGGTCAAGGATAGCCAAACATTACCTCTGGATTGCTCCAAAGTATAAGAAGATTATAAGTACTGTCCCGTCCGGTCCGGCAAATGAACTGTCTCATGTAGTCCTAAAAGGCGATCCTGTCATCAATTTAGGTCTTTCAACGGAGGAATGTTCTGAATGAATAAGTCCCTCGATTATTCACAACTTTTTCATTTACAAGGGCAAGTGACAAATCACAAATTGGATGATCTGTCCAAAACTTACTGCAGTAAGAAGAGCAATAATGTTCACCATTGTTGTTTAGTCTACAAGTACTACACTTGCTATACAACCATAATACCGGATAACTACTTCATATATATAGTTAAAACAATTCCCAAGAAAAATTATCCAAAACAACCTTGGAAAACAACTTTAATA
Coding sequences:
- a CDS encoding dimethylaniline monooxygenase, which codes for MTLPRLISTLIVGGGPAGIVSLKYTIEYGEAWSTDEEPLLIEMEPEIGGTFRWRGYQNAELVSSKQLTCFSDFRYPLDSPDHPSLPNFVEYLNRYIDNFNLRHLIRTSTKLISLDYASLGSKDLYKHQATIQPLDDNGLPQGEPLIVLAKRVIITTGLHVTPNIPLIPGLNSTPCIPEPPKWIHSSAYKSRDQLQGKKVLVLGCGETGMDVGYEAIMAPAKKVWLGVRTGFLSFPKVLNNFRVLGTTFDGKLPIDGLITNLFETAYVHPWVAASHIRWFISDLVIKRVLWVLTGTMAGCNQWAGELPPDRQGRAYVFLNKSAKAMQFINRPFYSLSPIHRWFAHYIDPPSPPGDPKIDIVPFPQGFDFEGRAVFPAPPEHRRKETAWKYECKPDLVVLCTGYRQDWSWLGEGYPRGPEDCEIRGITSAKDPSVAFIGFVRPGVGAIPPIAEMQAQLFLLLAEKRIPIPVSPETYHLLHSPTSRIQYGVDYSTYMSTLAKDIGSAPGLLKLWWEYGWFVLFVYCFGAAFPTFYRLTGPFKVAKAKGIVETELWDTIKRRGVIGNIFMGVIPMVFYACLNLGAYVLEFVWKVVTPIFDLPVSPLEFFQEKSITVKSK
- a CDS encoding transcription initiation factor IIA subunit 2 — its product is MSAGQTYYEFYRGSSIGTALTDALDELITQGDIPPQLAMRVLQQFDKSLTECLQKGVKNKTTIKGHLSTYRLCDDVWTFVVKDPQFKMEGVGAGSEMVTGSKIKIVACKSGDAADGKKAGARE